ATGCTTGCACTAATATTCCTGTGGGATTTAAAGCACATGTGTTCACAGATATTTTACCCTGGTCAGAATccaagggaaaaaaacactagttgtgtgtttttgctttgttAATAGAAATAGCCTACACACAGGTAAATATTAGAATAACCACTGGACAGTTTTCTCCCTTTGTTGATGACAGGTCAGACAAGCGAGCAGCTGCTTTTCGGCCCATCCTCATCTAATCCTGCTCTGACAAAGACGCGTTTCGTTTCAGGTTTTACCTTCACAAATCCACGTCCTGCTTCTGTGttgtctccttcttcttcaccttctggAATCCTGGAATTCACAACAATCCGAGTTATTCCAACCGGGACCGATCCTCCTTCATCCTCACTCCATCCATGAAACTGTGCAGCTGCTTGGGTTTGGAGGGCtaaagttaaatgaaagcaGCACAAGTGTTGCAGGCTCGGAGGATGGCGGAGGAGGCGGCGGAGGAGACACTCATTGTTGTCAGAGAAGAAGGGACCATGACAgaggtggaggaaaaaaaaaagaggaaaggggAAAAGTGAGATCCTGAAGTGTCCCAGCCCTTTGTCGTTTTCTCCACTTCCTACTACTAAACTTACATCAACCCCCACACAACAACATGGCCGACCCTGCCTGCGGGACTGGAGCTACACAGCTGGAGACACTGGATCCGTCCGGTGGTGTGTGGTTGATCTGAGAGCAGCTGGGAGAGAAGAGGCGAtcacacaagaagaagaagctgggtACAGCAGATTAGGAAAGAGAGAACAATGTgagaaaagaggaaatgagagaGGAGTGGAAGGGGGGttcatgtggaaaaaaaaggaggactCGAAGCGCCCTCAATTTGTACCATTTTCAATCACAAATACAGATCTCTGACTCCCACTGCTGGACGTGTACATGTTACTGCAGCTGCACATCTGCAGCTTGTAGAGATCCCTCTTTAAAGATGATAGCTTTGCTCGAGTGTATCACAATGTTAACTGGGAAATTATGATTATAaattattcaattaaaaaaagaaataattagaaatatataacaaataataataatacaattattatctagattgtatatttgtatatatatacagtaactcacaaaagtgagtacacccctcgcaTTTCTGCAcacatttaattatatcttttcatggggcaacactgaagaaatgacactttgatataatgtaaagtagtcagtgtacagcttgtttaacagtgtaaatttactgtcccctcaaagtaactcaacacacagccattaatgtctaaaccaccgacaacaaaagtgagtacacccctaagtgaaattgtccaaattgggcccaaagtgtcaatatattctgtggccaccattatttttgagcactgccttaaccctcttgggcatggagttcaccagcacttcacaggttgccactggagtcctcttccactcctccatgacgacatcacagagctggtggacgttagagaccttgcactcctccaccttccatctgaggatgccccacagatgctcaatagggtttaggtctggagacatgcttggccactccatcacctttaccctcagcttctttggcAAGGCAGTGGtcatcttggaggtgtgtttggggtcgttatcatgttggagtactgccctgcggcccagtttctgaagggaggggatcatgctctgcttcagtatgtcacaggacatgttggcattcatggttccctcaatgaactgtagctgcagcggcactcatgcagccccagaccatgacactcccaccaccatgcttgactgtaggcaagacataCTTTTCTTTGTGCTCCTCATCTGGCTGCCCCCACACatgcttgacaccatctgaactaaataagtttatcttggtctcatcagaccacaagacatggttccagtaatccatgtccttagtctgtttgtctttagcagattgtttggggactttcttgtgcatcatctttagaagaaatgtgaggggtgtgcTCACTTTTGCGAGATACTATATATAAATTGAACATGATTTACGATTTTAAGTTCCTAGTATTCTattaaagaggaagagaggatagAGGAGGCACATGAACgcaataaatcaaaatatcaaGCCCTCATCCTCAAGAGCCAACAGAAGGGGTGGAAGACTTGGAATCTACCGGTGGAAGTCAGCTGCAGGGGCTTCGCAGGGAAATCACTCTGGGGAGTTCTTGGATTGCTTGGAATTGAAGGCCTGGCTAGGAAGCGGCTGTTAGCCAATATCACCAAGCAGGCAGAGGCAGTATCCAGGTGGGTTTGGCTAAAAAGGGACGAGGAAAAACCAACCAAACCGCATTAAGTTGAGTGGTGGACAGTGGGAGTAGTTCCAGGATGCTGGCTCTACTGTCAAGCCATTTGGAGATGTCATGGGCTTAATTTGATGAAATGTTGAGGAAGGGGGGTGCCCATTTGATAACCTGCAGAAACCACTCAACTCAATGCAAGGCATCAGCCAAGATAGGTGCCTTGTGGGATGAGATGGTGCAGGGGAGAGTACCTGTGAAGTTGAGCCAGATGCGATAACCAATCGTATTTTTGCTTATTAAATACCTTGTTGAAAGTCACTGAAAGTCATTTCAATTACATTTAACTTTGGAAAATTGTGGTGTAGGGCCTCATATATTGGGACGTAGAAAAAGGGAAGATGATGCTTTATTGGTTAACCAAACTGGAGACCAAAGAACCCATACCACTCCTGACCTAGAATGTCTCCTTTACTGAGATCACTCTTCATGATGTCTGCAGTTCGATCCCCAGCTCTTGCAGTCAACATTTCAAAGTGTCCCTGGACAAGACCCTTAACCCCTAGTTTCTCTTAAAGCATAGCCTTTcaatttgtgaatgtgtgtttacttAAGAATCAATACCTCAAAACAGCACTGCCGCTAGGGTGTATGTATTTAACTGAGGCAGTAGGGGGAGGTACATCTATCTACAGACTCTTCTTTTTgcgtttctctctcctctcctctcctctcctctcctctcctctcctctcctctcctctcctctcctctcctctcctctcctctcctccctcaaaAGATGAGGGAGTATGAGGAGGTAGGATGTACAGCCTAACTCGGCAGGGGTGGACTCATCCTGGCTCTTCCTTTCCTGTCTTCTTTTAAACATCTTTGttctctctcatctcttgtATCTTACTTCATTAAAGTGTGAAGTTGGGAGAGGTAAAGCATTCAGCCTAATCTGGCTGGGGTAAGATCTAGCCCAAACAGACTTTGCACCCTTGCTCTGActtctctgtcttctttcaAACACCTCTATAGACTCTTCTCTTTGTTATgtgtcttttctctcctctctttcctcatgAAAATAAGGTATttgggggaggtagagcatataGCCTAACCCAGGGGGCTGAGCTCTTGCCCAAAAAGTCACCTTGCCCTGCTTGGTTCTGTATTCCCTGTCTTCTTTCTGACATCAACAGTCTCTCCTttgttccttctcttctctcctgtgGCCCTGTGGTTGTTTTTATAACATATAAGTAGCATAGACTATAGACTTTGGAATTAGGGCGTAACTGGGTGGTTTTCTTTATAGAGCACTTGTACATTTCATTAGACCACAAGTATCTTGTGAATGTTTGAAATCTGCCTTGTTttaccaagctgcaacctctggacaagagaattaaagccaatgtggaaaaactgcagttcatcgagtgtccgcttgaggctggctctgaaagtaccggaaaccacatacacacaaattcaaaaaagacgatctttacagcagaaataaacatgtttaaagcctggttcaaaaaatgagtgtaatctggatagctcatttcttgatcggcacacactgtagggggatgaattttttcataacgaggcaattttaaaaaaatgaagattacgagttttccattaagagagaacactgcagctgttgccgaggaggctcaaagcccgcctctttacgtcacaccagctcaacagcagttatgttgagttcagcatttccaatatggctgccgccaacgattggcttcaaaacagcgcttcagaaacagatgggtgacgtcacggatactacgtccattagtTATACATTCTACAGTATGTGTTTTACCCTTTTTTTTGTGGAAAAGCACTAACCTGAGTTTCGAAAAAATGCTTGATAGATACAGTTTATTATAAAACACTATTACtattggggcactggtggccttgcggtctaagcgacccacatacagaggctacagtccttgtcgcaggggtcgctggctTGATTCCGGGCCgttcaaccatttcctgcatgtcttcccctctctctactcacaatacttcctgtctctcttcagctgtcctataaattaaaggcaaaaaggccaaaaaatataactaaaaaaaaccccactattactattattactgttgCCTTTTATAGATGTTATTTCTGTGTCAAGTACTATGTAAATTAACCGATAAGAAATTGTGAACATGATAAATTATAAACTTTTAATCACATCTTTACCCTTAAATATGAATGGGATGATGCACAGGACTTTATACCCATAGAGGAAGGTAAGTCCCCAGGATGTGACAGTGTAAACACATTTATGAAGACACAACATGAGTAATATGTCCCGAACACACCTACACTGACACTCATATTGCACTCTCATCCCACAAATGAGATCTAAAGAGCCACTCTCTGTCAACAGCAGCGTCGTAAAAGCTCAGTATTGAAATACTTCAGTCATGAGACTGTAACCTCAATAAAACTCTTCAAACATGACATGTCAACACCGGTGgggcaataaaaaaaacctgattcaaattaaaatgagtcACACGTTGTTCACCTGCCGTGTTTGGTGTGATAAAGTTCAGTTACACGTTGTATGATCTAGAAATAATTACTCACAGAGCTCTTTCCAAATAAAGGAGGTTAAACAACAAGAGGAAGCTACTGTTTGCAGACTGACACAGAAGCTAATTTTCTTTATTGTATTGTACATACAGTGCAGGTTTTACATTGAATTACTGTGAGGAAAAGCTACCGTATATGGGGTTTATGTAATCTATTTACAGTGCGTGCAGATATCACTGTGGCAAAAGACAagcaaataaacatttaaatcaacttTAATGGGAGATTAAAACGCCTCTGTTGCCAGGCGCCAAGTTTATTAATATCGACTATGATTATTATGCGGAGACACTTACAGTATATTGTGTGGTGAGTCAGGCATCAAGTGATTACTGGATACATATTCTTATCTACCTTATGTaatgaaatgattaaaaagTGATATCCTGCTATCATCAGAGTAAATGTTTCTTAAATGTGACTAAGACTAGCTGAAAGCAGCTTGATTAATCAGCTGTTTGCTTTGATGATTCATTTTAACATCAAACAATCAGAATTATACAATGATTATCTGgtgtaaataaagataaagtccTCAGTATCAGCTTCAAATGTCAAAGAGggtgacacacacatgcagatctTTGTTCTACAAATTAGATTGTTTTATAGTATCTAAACAAAAATTCCACTTTTGTTGAAGACTAATGattcttttaaacattttcagtcaATGCTCTTAGTTTTGTCCTTTGTTAACTCTGCTGTAGACTTGCagctacaacaaaaaaaaagagcacataTTACACCTGATGATAAAGCTAGCCTGCCCGGGCCTTCAGTTTCTTTAAGGACTGAattcaaagtttttcacaagGATCCATAAAGCTCAAGATGGTCTACATCCCTGAtactttgctgttttatttcctcACAGTCCTTTAGATCTTCTGTGGCCTATTTCAAACTATCACACATAAAAGGATATTGGCAGCTGTGCCTTTACTTTTTGGAAACTCTGTGCCCAAACTGTAGAACACCTTTCCCAAGAACATAAAAGATTCACTCTGTTGCtctattgttttgtgttgattttgacaccccctgtggccaaagtggtcttatctctttgctccTGTCAATAAATGAATGATGTTTTCTGACATAATATCTCACcgtaggggcgctggtggcctaatgGTCTAAGCATCCCACGTATAGAGGGTAActtcaaacaaaacacaactcaTTAGTGTAAAGCCACCTGCCTTATCTGTTTGCAATATACTCAATTTTTAAgtcctttttccccttttagGGCCTGTTACATGTTGTTTATCAATTAATCTCAcagtatttgttttaatttgcctGCCTACTTCTAATTCCTGTCTTTCGATTTCAACATATTGATTTGCTCTATGTGTCCTTTTCTGTTTTCCATCCATACAGTTGGACAATCGCATATAACTCGATGTCAGATATTCTATCTTGATTCTTATATCTTATATCTTGCATAAGACTTCTTGCCTACCCAGGACCCCTGATACCCCACAGTGCATTTTCCTCTTATAACCACTTGGGTGCAGTCCTCTCTCAGAGAAAAGATAGTATCAGTATTCAACCAGCTTCTTCTAAGATTTTCGTCTCTCTCCCTTTCGTCTTAAGAATTCAAACTCGTGTGTTTCTTTGCTCTGAGCGAACCGTCACATGACGTCAGAGCCAGAGGAGGATCGACCGGTCTGAATCACCCACTAAACATTCAACACATGGTCCTGATGCGTGTGTGGACACAGCTGACTGTTAATGAATAATGTCCAGGCTCTAGAGAGGGTAATCTGAGCATGCTAATGCAAAAAAAGCAATGTGGAAAACCCAAATGTTGtacttcaaataaaacaaccaaGTGCTGGAGTTGGGGTCACCTTTCATCAGTACTTAGTGGTGTAATGTCCATCCTTAACTTCTCtgatacatttatttcaatGAGTGTTCAAGACCCAAAGAGTATGGTCTTCTAattattaaacacaaaaacTTCAGAGTCAAAGTGGGATTGTAAATTTGTGCAAAAGAGCTTTGTatcattttttatctttcttaAATTTGCTACCAGTTATTTGCTATTAAAAGTacctttaaagctcatgtgaggatttttgagtttgtgtcaattttggcagCCCCTGTGGACACAGCAGCACATCTAATCCccttgctgatcttgtcctgtacatgtttaagcctttttttaaaacaaaaatatcatcctgctattttttaacagtcaaattaatTACTCTTTTAGAATtgttgctgcagaaaatgtgaacaaaggctgttttggcagcCTGCAGTTATTCACTTTATCTGACACCAACCCTGTGGCAGTGGTATGGACATTAGAGACAAACGTATAGAAACAGTCAAACTTTTCACTAATGGTCTTGTTAAATTCTGTATATCAGATAGAGACATCAAAATtgaatttcagtctttttcattaCCAGCTTAAAagtcctcagaggagctttaagtaccAAACTTTATATATGAGATCGTAAAAACCAGCTCAAACTCGCACTTAAAAGCTGATTTTCGATCTCAAATCAGTACAAACCATCAATTTATGTCATAGTATCTCACTGTCAGCATTTCCCCAGCAGCTGTTTTACGTATAAAACCCATGATGTTTTTCATATATACTTTATtgtttgaattgaaattgaacCAAGTAAAGATTCAGAGTCTGTTCTACCAATGGATTCaggttatttattcattatttgatTTGCATATTACATCCCTGACATTTGAAAAAGGACatcaaggaaaaacaaagtgGGGAAAAAAACTATGAATACACTAATGAATGAAGTCAGCTGCCTCGGAGAAATCTCTTTGATGCTTTAGTTAAAGAACTTCTTTTAAAGAAATGCAGCCTGTTATATATCTGGACTGGACAGCTCCGCAAGACAGAGCttatgttaaatatataaatagactAATACGTCACTGTCCAGTGAGAACCCTTATATATATCTCCTGGTTTggtgattttctttctttctttctttttttttataataaaactCTCTTTCTGCAATAACAGTTCTTTTGTAGATCTTTCTGTTTAAGTGGAATAAACCATGTAGACTGGAATATTTCAAAATGTAGCCGTAAACTAACTTGCTTATGATGACCAAACATTGTTTTCGAAGGAATGCAATTCTAGACTACAGCTGTTATACCAACAACAAGAACCCAAATCATTCCATGTCCATAAATAAGTCAAGGTTCAGTCTTTGTACATTGTAGTCATGTCTCTTTAGTAAGTGggcctgacctctgaccctaaCAGAAAAAGAGGGGAACATGGGCAACaactaaaaaaacacatgctGACACCTTAAATTGGCTGCTTTGGAAACATCTCTTTTGGGTGTTATTTAGAGGAACTATTTGGAGGATGAAATGCTGACAGTCATATTTCAGCACTGGACAGCTCCACCAGACAATGTTTGATGTATAAATATGCAAATACGTCAGCTCTTCGTCACTGTCCCGTGTGAATCATACATCTCCAAATTTGGTAATTCTCAATTATTTAGATAGTCTGTGTCATCAGAATGATAGTTTGTTAATGGCAGCGTCTGTTAAGTACTTTTAGAAGTCTGAACATTGACCTTCAAGAAGCAGAAGTGTGAAAAActggctaaaaataaataaaacaaactgataaatgaagttaaatCCTTGGAGGCCTCTCTTTGAAGCTTCATTCAGAGAAACTTTTCTGTAAAAGAGATTAGATCCATTTTTTTAAGCACTGGACAGCTCCATTGAACAATTCAGCACTGGACAGCTACCTCTCATCCTCACCGAGCTACAGAGGGCACGTGAGCCTATTAATGACGTGACGTCAACTGTTGCCTTTAATTCACAGTTTGATTAATGATCGTGTTTGAATTCAAGACTCACTCCTTTTTTATGACTTGGCTCGGGGTCTTTCATTGACGCGGAAGAAGGATGCACTCCAATGGGACAGGGGCATGATGACGCAGCCgccttcctcccccctcccaactcccccaccccaccccaccccccacctaCGTGACAAGAGAAAAAGGCATGCCTTTTCGGATTCATGGATAAAAAACCGAGGGGAGTTAAGTTCACAGGAAGCAGGAAAGTTCTCCGCAGACAAATGTTTGGCGCTCTTCATTCCGCCCATGACCGAGAAGACGTAGAAATCCCGGAGAACTGAGCTGCTGTGCGCACGGAGGGCTACGCGCTTGGAACAAGCAGAAGAAAACTGAAGAAGAGCTTCACTGAGGGaatagagaaagaggagaggaaggcggagagataaagagagagagggggactcAGAAAGAGATCCTATCTCACTCTCCAAGTTGAGGTCTTAAACGGATCGCGTCTGGCAACTGGTAAGAGGAGACACTTTTTAGGAGCTTTTACGCAGCGTGAAAGTGGGGAGCGTGCGAGTGTGGCTGAATTTTAACTttaagaaacacacagatatgGCTTGAAAGAAACTAAATATCACATGAAAGAGCAGAAAACATCTGAATTCAGCAAATAATTGTTCTTTTACGCACATGTGCACTCACTTCTTGTCGTGTCTCTCTTTTTGCAGCAAGACAATGTCTAGCAAAGCGACTTTAGCCTTACTCATCTATGGGCTCATAATGCATTACAGCGTCCACTGCTCACCTGTGGGGCTTAGCTTTCCCAGCGTTAGGTATGTACACTCTTACTTATCGTTTCATATTTTCAGGTGAtgatttctgatgtttctgaatGAGTTGattgcacagcagcagcaggacacaGGCTAAAGACCGTATCTGCCTCACAGTTAGTTATGTCTGTGGTCAAAAAGCCTATTGGATTACCGGGTAACATCATCGGACAGCAGATCTATGAGGCTGCTCACTCAGAAATAATTGCGGAGGAACATTCACCAGGGAGCGTTTGTAAGGTCATTTAGGCTGCTGAGGCAATGAAGCAGTGTGTCCTGCTGCCATTAACCCATCGATTCATTCGCTTGGATAATTAATCGGAAACGTTTAGGCAGAAAATTAAGCATTTTATACAAAACAGTCATGAAATAATATGTGATGACAAATTGAATTCAAATGTATTTGGGCAATtgtgaacaaaacaacttctgtCACATTCAAGACAATAAAAATCTTCCTAACCCTAAAACTAAAATAGCTTCTCCGTCTTGTTCCAACCTGATCTGAGTTGTTAATCGATGCCTATTTGTTCCAGACTGGACAGTGAGGTTTATGATGAGGGTGGAAACTCTTTACCATCGCTGGATTACGACAGAGACCAAATGGAAGTGAGGAGCGCTCCGTCTGTGGCTGAGGACGTCTTCTCTTTGTATTTCCCACAAGAGAAAAGGtaagcatcatcatcatcatcaccatcatctccATCTTAACCAAACTTTATTTTACATCAATGTTGAACGTCTCATCGCCGTAGTCCTATATTTATGTCTGTATGTTGAGCGTTTTGTATCGTCGAAACGTTGTCGATAACTTTTGACGCAGTTGgttttggatgtttttattattttaccaaaTTAATTTCAGTTTTAATTGTAATCTCAGGGGAGCATAGTCATTAAAatacgtgtttttttttttaggaacagACATGTGAACACCTCTAAATTGTATGAAACagtagaacaaaataaaagaaagctcTAAAATTGTCTTTAAAATTCTCGAAATATTCTTCAGCTTCAACAGAATTTGAAGCGAGGCAAATATTCTGTCCatacaaatgaaagaaaacgccaaaaacaaagcaacacattttttcttcaaCTCTATCCTTCTAAATCTGACTTCAGGGCCTATTTTAACACCTTTAATAGACATGATAGTtatttttttgcagtgcagcTACTTGTAAAATGTTGCTCTTGCACTGGGTGTGTGGTGATTTCACTGTGTGGCTATCTATCATCCCAGAACGGAAAGGCATGCAGACGGCATGTTTAATAAAGCCTACAGGAAAGCGCTGGGTCAGTTATCAGCCAGGAAATATCTGCATTCTCTGATGGCAAAGCGTGTAGGGTAAGAACTTCTTTTTCTGTTGTCCCCTTCTTCTTTGATGTTTCCTGTCCTCTGTGTGCGTTCGGTTTTCTTTGGATTGATCCTGTAGATGCTCATACTTCATGCTGTTGTAtgtaccgtgtgtgtgtgtgtttgtgtgtgtgtgtgtgtgtgtgtgtggtcccaTCAATTCCCAGCATGTAACTTAATCTTTTATAAAATCATCAAAGGGAGCACAAAAGGGCACCGATTGATTCGGAAACGTTGTTTTCTGTGTCCTGGGTTGTGACTTGCAGGCACAGAGGGACGAATTAGCCCACACAAAAACATAGCTTTATTTCTTCATGAATAATGTAAAGGATGCGGTGTTAGTGGTTCCATGTGGAaagaggggtgggggggtgatGGTTCAATTCCTCATTATTATGGGAAAACCTATCACACCTTTTAAGACTCAATATGTGCCAAATTATCCTTGAATacttagtaaaaaaaaaaatgtgaggaTTTTCTGAATGAAAGCCTTTGTAGGATCATTTTTGCAAAGATGCTTTATGCAAGAAAATCATAAAATATAATTGTCAGGCTTTATTAAATGGTTTaatctgattaaaaatgtaaacccTTGCCTAGACTCTTCCAGATTTGATTCCTAGTGAGCAGGCTCGTCATCTCAACACCACAGGCATTTTTTTATTATGCAAAAGCCTAGAAATGCCTTAACAGGCAAAACTAAATGGGGAAATTTGATTGGTTCCCAAAAATCTTTCAAAAGGGGCAACAGACAAAAAATGCCTGATTTTCCAGTAGGATTTTCCCATCCTGAATGACAGTGTGCAAGCTCTTCACCTCAGCATCACAGGCAATAAATCTTTGTGTAAACAATGAGAATGCAGTGACGGTTGAAAATCTCCTAAATAAGAGGCACAGATTGGGTCGTGACAAAATTCTAGAAAACTGGTATTCAGAGTGTCCATGCTCCTCAGCTCCACAGGCCGCTCATACCCCCTGACAGTGAATATGAGTGTATCAGTGTAACTGCTGTTGAAACCTGCCTCTGCTCTCTCACAGCGGGGGGAAAACGCTGGACGACAGCTCGGAGCCTCTATCCAAGAGACACTCAGACGGGATCTTCACAGACAGCTACAGCCGCTACCGGAAGCAAATGGCCGTCAAGAAATACCTGGCAGCCGTCCTGGGGAAAAGGTATAGACAGAGAATTAGAAACAAAGGACGCCGACAGGCATATTTGTAgcatcctccccctctcctgaaaaaaaaagaaaacgtaCATGTGCAGCCCCAGG
This is a stretch of genomic DNA from Notolabrus celidotus isolate fNotCel1 chromosome 17, fNotCel1.pri, whole genome shotgun sequence. It encodes these proteins:
- the adcyap1a gene encoding adenylate cyclase activating polypeptide 1a; this translates as MSSKATLALLIYGLIMHYSVHCSPVGLSFPSVRLDSEVYDEGGNSLPSLDYDRDQMEVRSAPSVAEDVFSLYFPQEKRTERHADGMFNKAYRKALGQLSARKYLHSLMAKRVGGGKTLDDSSEPLSKRHSDGIFTDSYSRYRKQMAVKKYLAAVLGKSLEDIGIHQILQDIDFDALPDGDEFEAFLGEWLKQFSPEFPAL